From a single Scomber japonicus isolate fScoJap1 chromosome 12, fScoJap1.pri, whole genome shotgun sequence genomic region:
- the LOC128368825 gene encoding electrogenic aspartate/glutamate antiporter SLC25A12, mitochondrial-like: MAVKVQSTKRGDPTELKAIFQKYASVADKDGDRFMTPGDFVQKYLGLHTQIHHNPKTVQLIAAVADTTKDGLISFQEFLAFESVLCAPDTLFIVAFQLFDKTGTGTISFENVRDIFSQTTVHHHIPFNWDCEFIRLHFGHDRKKQINYLEFTQFLQELQLEHARQAFAQKDKGKNGVISSMDFSDIMATIRHHMLTPFVEENLVSAAGGSTSHMVSFSYFNAFNSLLNNMELIRKIYSTLAGTRKDTLVTKEEFVHAANKFGQITPMEIDILYQLSGLHSPSGRLNFADIERIAPLEEECLPHHLVETQKQAHGDGSRPVWLQAAESAYRFTLGSIAGATGATAVYPIDLVKTRMQNQRSTGSFVGELMYKNSFDCAKKVLRYEGVFGFYRGLVPQLIGVAPEKAIKLTVNDLIRDKFSDKDNAIPLYAEIMAGGCAGGSQVIFTNPLEIVKIRLQVAGEITTGPRVSAVSVVRDLGFFGLYKGAKACFLRDIPFSAIYFPAYAHLKSWLSDEQGRVGPLQLLTAGAIAGIPAASLVTPADVIKTRLQVAARAGQTTYTGVIDCFRKIMREEGFKALWKGAGARMCRSSPQFGVTLVTYELLQRWFYVDFGGHRPSGSDPTPKSRISELPPINADHVGGYRLAAATFAGVENKFGLHLPKFKSSGVVSIHHPESPTAPPTQAP, encoded by the exons ATGGCGGTCAAG gtgCAATCTACCAAACGTGGGGACCCAACTGAGCTGAAAGCTATCTTCCAAAAG TATGCCAGTGTAGCGGACAAGGATGGAGATCGGTTCATGACCCCAGGCGACTTTGTCCAGAAGTATCTAGGactacacacacagatccacCACAATCCCAAAACTGTACAGCTCATTGCTGCTGTGGCTGACACAACGAAGGACGG ACTGATCTCATTCCAGGAGTTTCTGGCATTTGAATCAGTGTTGTGTGCACCCGACACTCTCTTCATAGTTGCCTTCCAGCTGTTTGACAAGACTGGAACTGGAACCATTTCCTTTG AGAATGTGCGGGACATTTTCAGCCAGACCACAGTGCACCACCACATTCCCTTCAACTGGGACTGTGAGTTCATCCGTCTGCACTTCGGGCATGACCGCAAGAAACAGATCAACTACCTCGAGTTCACGCAGTTCCTGCAG GAGCTGCAGTTGGAGCACGCACGACAGGCGTTCGCCCAGAAGGACAAGGGGAAGAATGGTGTCATCTCGTCTATGGACTTCAGTGACATTATGGCCACCATCAGACACCACATGCTTACACCCTTTGTGGAGGAGAACCTTgtctca GCTGCGGGTGGCAGCACCTCTCACATGGTCAGCTTCTCCTACTTTAATGCCTTCAACTCCCTCCTCAACAACATGGAGCTGATCCGCAAGATCTACAGCACACTGGCTGGCACACGGAAGGACACACTCGTGACCAAAG AAGAGTTTGTTCATGCTGCCAACAAGTTTGGTCAGATCACTCCCATGGAAATCGACATCCTGTACCAGCTGTCTGGCCTGCACTCCCCCTCTGG GCGTCTGAACTTTGCTGACATCGAAAGAATAGCTCCATTAGAGGAAGAATGTCTGCCCCACCACCTGGTTGAAACCCAGAAACAG GCCCATGGGGATGGTTCCAGACCTGTGTGGCTCCAAGCTGCAGAGTCCGCCTACAGGTTCACTTTGGGCTCCATTGCTGGAG CCACGGGAGCAACGGCAGTGTACCCCATCGACTTGGTGAAGACTCGTATGCAGAACCAGAGGTCCACAGGATCTTTTGTTGGAGAGCTGATGTACAAAAACAGCTTTGACTGTGCTAAGAAGGTACTTCGCTACGAAGGCGTCTTCGGCTTCTACAGAG GTCTGGTTCCTCAGCTTATAGGTGTGGCACCTGAGAAGGCTATCAAACTCACA GTTAATGACCTCATAAGAGACAAGTTCAGTGACAAAGACAACGCCATTCCTTTATATGCTGAGATCATGGCTGGTGGCTGT GCTGGAGGCTCTCAGGTGATCTTTACCAACCCTCTGGAGATTGTAAAGATTCGCCTGCAGGTGGCAGGCGAGATCACCACAGGACCTCGAGTCAGCGCAGTCAGTGTGGTCCGTGACCTGGGTTTCTTTGGACTCTATAAG GGTGCTAAAGCATGTTTCCTGAGAGACATCCCCTTCTCAGCCATTTATTTCCCTGCGTATGCACACCTCAAGTCCTGGCTATCTGATGAGCAGGGCAGGGTGGGACCTTTGCAGCTTCTCACTGCTGGAGCAATTGCAG GTATCCCTGCCGCCTCCCTCGTGACACCTGCTGATGTCATCAAGACACGTCTGCAAGTAGCAGCGAGGGCTGGACAGACCACTTATACAGGGGTCATTGATTGCTTCAGGAAGATTATGAGAGAGGAGGGGTTCAAGGCTTTGTGGAAGGGAGCTGGAG cTCGTATGTGCCGGTCCTCCCCTCAGTTCGGTGTGACTCTGGTGACTTATGAGCTCTTGCAGAGGTGGTTCTATGTCGATTTTGGGGGACA TCGTCCATCAGGATCTGACCCCACACCCAAGTCTCGCATCTCGGAGCTTCCCCCCATTAACGCGGACCACGTCGGAGGCTACCGTCTGGCTGCAGCCACCTTTGCTGGGGTGGAAAACAAGTTTGGCCTCCACCTTCCCAAATTCAAATCCTCCGGTGTGGTTTCCATACATCACCCAGAGTCACCCACCGCCCCACCCACTCAGGCCCCATAG
- the LOC128368826 gene encoding cytoplasmic dynein 1 intermediate chain 2-like gives MSDKSELKAELERKKQRIAQIREEKKRKEEEKKKKDGDSKRGVEAGGGSSGGHEDSDLERKRREAEALLQSVGITPDIPHVPAPMSPSNKSVGSDAGSQDSGDGNAGPRRGAVRLGMSKVTQVEFVPKEMVSYSKETQTPTEALAHTDQKAEEEEDEEITPPPTAEDNQEEKEDQGEQQDEDTPKELTEEEKLQVLHSEEFLSFFERGSRIVERALAEQVDVCFDYSGRDLEDKEGDLQAGAKLVLNRQFAEERWTKNRVVTCLDWSPQYPELLVASYNNNEDAPHEPDGVALVWNMKYKKGTPEYIFHCQSEVMSAGFAKFHPNLVVGGTYSGQIVLWDNRSNKRTPVQRTPLSAAAHTHPVYCVNVVGTQNANNLISISTDGKMCSWSLDMLSQPQDSLELVFKQSKPVAVTSMAFPLGDVNNFVVGSEDGSVYTACRHGSKAGITEVFEGHHGPVTGLSCHSAGGPVDFSHLFISSSFDWTVKLWSTKSTRPLYSFEDSCDYVYDAMWSPTHPALFACVDLAGRLDLWNLNNDTEVPTASVYVEGAPALNRVRWAHSGKEIATGDSEGQVQVYDVGEQICVPKADEWTRFVRTLAEINENRDEAEELANA, from the exons ATGTCTGACAAGAGTGAGCTGAAGGCTGAACTGGAGAGGAAGAAACAACGGATCGCCCAGATtcgagaggaaaagaagagaaaagaagaagagaagaaaaagaaggat GGAGACTCGAAGCGCGGAGTGGAGGCTGGAGGTGGGTCTTCTGGCGGCCACGAAGACTCTGAcctggagagaaagaggagggaggcgGAGGCGCTGCTACAAAGTGTCGGCATCACCCCAGACATACCTCACG TCCCTGCCCCCATGTCTCCCTCCAACAAATCAGTGGGCAGCGATGCAGGAAGCCAAGATTCTGGGGATGGAAACGCAGGAcccag acgTGGAGCTGTGAGGCTGGGAATGTCTAAAGTGACCCAGGTGGAGTTTGTCCCAAAGGAAATGGTGTCGTACTCCAAAGAAACCCAAACACCCACTGAGGCACTGGCACACACCGATCAAAAAGCAG aagaggaagaggatgaagagataACTCCTCCTCCAACAGCAGAGGACAaccaggaggagaaagaggatcAGGGTGAACAGCAGGACGAGG ACACTCCCAAAGAGCTgactgaagaagagaagctgCAGGTCTTGCACTCTGAGGAGTTCTTGTCATTTTTCGAGCGAGGCAGCAGAATTGTAGAGAGAGCTCTGGCTGAGCAGGTGGACGTCTGCTTCGACTACAGCGGGAGAGACCTCGAGGATAAGGAGGG TGACTTGCAGGCAGGTGCTAAGCTGGTCCTAAACAGACAGTTTGCAGAGGAACGCTGGACTAAAAACAGAGTGGTCACATGTCTCGACTGGTCCCCTCAG TATCCAGAGCTGCTGGTGGCTTCGTATAACAACAATGAGGATGCTCCACATGAGCCTGATGGAGTGGCACTGGTCTGGAACATGAAGTATAAGAAAGGCACACCTGAGTACATCTTCCATTGCCAG TCAGAGGTGATGTCTGCCGGCTTTGCAAAGTTTCACCCCAACCTGGTGGTGGGTGGGACGTACTCTGGACAGATTGTCCTATGGGACAACAGGAGCAACAAGCGCACCCCTGTCCAAAGAACCCCCCTGtctgcagctgcacacaca CACCCAGTCTACTGTGTGAATGTGGTGGGAACCCAGAACGCTAACAACCTGATAAGCATTTCCACTGATGGTAAAATGTGTTCCTGGAGCCTTGACATGCTCTCCCAGCCACAG GACAGTCTGGAGCTGGTGTTCAAACAGAGCAAGCCGGTGGCTGTCACCTCCATGGCCTTTCCTCTGGGTGACGTCAACAACTTTGTAGTGGGGAGTGAGGACGGTTCTGTCTACACTGCCTGCCGCCATGGCAG TAAGGCGGGTATCACTGAGGTGTTTGAGGGCCACCATGGTCCGGTGACGGGCCTGAGCTGTCACAGTGCTGGAGGACCTGTTGATTTTTCTCAtctcttcatttcctcctcttttgATTGGACCGTCAAACTCTGGAGCACAAAG AGTACCCGTCCATTGTACTCGTTTGAGGACAGTTGTGACTATGTCTACGATGCAATGTGGTCTCCAACACACCCAGCCCTGTTTGCTTGTGTGGACCTAGCTGGACGCCTGGACCTGTGGAACCTCAACAATGATACTGAA gtTCCCACTGCTAGTGTGTATGTGGAGGGGGCCCCAGCGCTGAACCGTGTGAGATGGGCTCACTCTGGTAAAGAGATTGCCACTGGAGACTCAGAGGGACAGGTGCAGGTCTATGATGTAGGGGAG CAAATCTGCGTGCCCAAGGCTGATGAGTGGACACGCTTCGTCAGGACTCTGGCTGAGATCAATGAGAACCGAGACGAGGCTGAGGAGCTCGCCAACGCTTGA